In one Magallana gigas chromosome 7, xbMagGiga1.1, whole genome shotgun sequence genomic region, the following are encoded:
- the LOC105335755 gene encoding 3-mercaptopyruvate sulfurtransferase: MSRFQSLVSTKWLFECISNSNASSKLRILDSTFHLPKANRDAYGEFKQKHIPGAQFFSITDCCDHSSEYEHMLPKPQDFAKYVGDLGINNDTHVIVYDASDGYGFFSAQRAWWMFHVFGHEQVSVLNGGFKKWCEDGYATSDIIEKVKKDTFIPKFREELVKSFEDIERNLNEKSFEIIDARGSDRFNGTGPEPRPGIKPGHIPSAKNIPYGTVVDKTAGTLKSPEELKEMFVSSGIDLEQPLVASCGSGVSACVLSFAAFQLGKTVPVYDGAWVEWYLRSTPEQRANCPEDTV; encoded by the exons ATGAGTCGATTTCAATCTCTAGTTTCTACGAAATGGCTCTTTGAATGCATATCCAATTCAAATGCATCTTCCAAGCTTAGAATATTAGACTCAACTTTCCATCTTCCAAAGGCCAATAGGGATGCATATGGAGAATTTAAACAGAAACATATTCCTGGGGCCCAGTTTTTCAGCATTACAGACTGTTGTGATCATTCCTCAGAGTATGAGCACATGTTGCCCAAGCCACAGGATTTCGCTAAATATGTTGGAGATTTAGGAATAAACAATGATACCCATGTCATTGTGTATGATGCTTCAGACGGTTATGGGTTTTTCTCTGCCCAGAGAGCTTGGTGGATGTTTCATGTTTTTGGACATGAGCAGGTTTCAGTTTTGAATGGAGGCTTTAAAAAATGGTGCGAAGATGGTTATGCTACAAGTGACATTATTGAGAAAGTAAAAAAGGATACTTTTATTCCCAAGTTTAGAGAAGAATTGGTAAAAAGTTTTGAAGATATAGAAAGAAATCTAAATGAGAAGTCTTTTGAAATAATTGATGCAAGGGGTTCAGACAGATTTAATGGAACAGGCCCTGAGCCAAGACCAG GCATAAAACCAGGACACATTCCATCGGCAAAGAATATTCCTTATGGAACTGTTGTGGATAAGACTGCAGGGACCCTGAAATCACCAGAGGAACTCAAGGAAATGTTTGTTTCATCAGGGATAGATCTCGAGCAACCGTTGGTGGCATCCTGTGGCTCTG GTGTGTCTGCCTGTGTTCTGTCCTTTGCAGCCTTCCAGCTGGGGAAGACTGTACCGGTGTATGATGGAGCCTGGGTAGAATGGTACCTCAGATCAACCCCAGAGCAAAGGGCAAACTGTCCAGAGGACACTGTTTGA
- the LOC105335756 gene encoding uncharacterized protein, with amino-acid sequence MADEEEQEPNETSENVEFQTERSVRQAKKNARLTQIILKNERNATTRLVSGILKKAANERTTEEIDILAKSPELTLRLQKLAKKRDAAKSRHLEVEDPEDELQYKCQQLAEAIRTSNSVVVYTGAGISTAASIPDYRGPNGIWTLLQKGQQPEAQDLSDAEPTITHMCITQLYRNGHVKHVVSQNCDGLHLRSGFPRKFLSEVHGNMYIEVCNHCKPQSEYIRLFDVTEKTGVRRHSTDRSCHSCGKPLKDTIVHFGEKGGLKSPYRWKEAAKAANNCDIILCLGTSLKILKKYPCLWCMDRRLQKRPKLYIVNLQWTPKDDTATLKINGRCDDVMRRIFEILRIPLPSYNRVEDPIFTTYSPLRRNEKLSTSKKILKVPIIIQRRKNRRPQKKEMNTVDVPKEEPLKQEMSVDPVTPVDPLTVNCTVTRTGHVQQPMSPAGSGTRPSPLLNPNNYLFPPTPPFMNGTSQLPFMQQVFNINALLLAANLQRMSGQFSSSACEKCRIRLDPNCQCARTLPQGLGGPFPGFPPFLPFLPQPALLDQFRMGMPSVLPLWHPPPQGMYQTPSTSSSTCSTPSYRVQTVLNDHCYLNKAQMQKLSPQSNASSAPVSPIHSPKQNKVKQTKSSCNEKLNLRSKVLESPKSSLKQSRTYTSSVRFSLESPSSSEEDEKDCLRLNLSDPGIKRENSDSPLDKEDLSDDKSKIAVIANDNLTFGRSVSEQILNNKTEGEEPEVPSRKRKIVRSTSVPGWFGKGLNLKKKRRF; translated from the exons ATGGCCGACGAGGAGGAACAGGAACCAAATGAAACGTCAGAGAATGTCGAATTCCAAACCGAGCGCTCGGTCAGACAAGCCAAAAAGAATGCAAGACTTACTCAAATTATCCTCAAGAATGAAAGAAATGCCACAACAAGACTT gttTCTGGAATTTTAAAGAAAGCAGCAAATGAAAGAACAACAgaagaaatagatattttagCCAAATCTCCAGAACTAACATTAAGATTACAGAAATTAGCAAAGAAAAGAGATGCAGCAAAATCAAGACATCTTGAG gTTGAGGATCCAGAGGATGAGTTACAGTACAAGTGCCAACAACTTGCTGAAGCCATTAGAACCTCAAACAGTGTAGTTGTTTACACAGGTGCTGGAATAAGCACT GCTGCCTCTATTCCTGACTACAGAGGACCAAATGGGATATGGACATTGCTACAGAAAGGACAGCAGCCAGA AGCCCAAGACCTAAGTGATGCTGAGCCTACCATCACCCATATGTGCATTACCCAACTTTACAGAAATGGCCAT GTAAAGCATGTTGTCTCCCAAAACTGTGATGGCCTCCATCTGCGTAGTGGATTTCCCAGGAAATTCCTATCAGAGGTGCATGGAAACATGTATATTGAG GTATGCAATCACTGTAAGCCTCAATCTGAGTATATTCGTCTGTTTGACGTCACTGAGAAAACAGGAGTTAGACGACACAGCACTGATCGGTCATGCCACAGCTGCGGGAAACCATTGAAGGACACCATTGTTCATTTCGGGGAAAAGGGTGGGCTGAAATCTCCATATAGGTGGAAGGAGGCTGCAAAAGCTGCCAATAACTGTGATATTATTCTTTGTCTGGGAACCAGTTTAAAA ATCTTAAAGAAGTATCCATGTTTGTGGTGTATGGATAGGAGACTTCAAAAACGTCCTAAACTGTACATAGTGAATCTCCAGTGGACTCCTAAAGATGACACAGCAACTCTGAAAATAAATG GTCGCTGTGATGATGTCATGAGAAGAATTTTTGAGATACTTCGAATACCTCTCCCATCATACAACAG AGTGGAAGATCCTATTTTCACCACCTACTCACCTCTCCGACGAAATGAAAAACTTTCTACTTCAAAGAAAATACTCAAAGTACCAATTATCATTCAAAGGAGGAAGAACAGACGGCCGCAGAAAAAGGAAATGAACACTGTTGATGTGCCAAAAGAAGAACCACTGAAGCAGGAAATGTCTGTTGACCCAGTGACCCCTGTTGACCCTTTGACTGTGAACTGCACAGTGACAAGAACAGGTCATGTTCAACAACCCATGTCCCCTGCAGGCTCTGGGACCAGACCTTCCCCGTTACTTAACCCCAACAACTACTTGTTCCCTCCTACCCCTCCTTTCATGAATGGAACTAGTCAACTACCATTCATGCAACAGGTTTTTAATATCAATGCACTATTACTTGCCGCAAATCTTCAACGTATGTCTGGTCAATTTTCAAGCAGTGCTTGTGAGAAGTGTAGGATAAGACTAGATCCTAATTGTCAGTGTGCTAGAACTTTGCCTCAGGGACTAGGAGGACCCTTTCCAGGATTTCCTCCCTTTCTTCCATTCCTGCCACAACCGGCATTGCTGGATCAATTCAGGATGGGCATGCCATCTGTCTTGCCCCTGTGGCATCCTCCTCCTCAGGGAATGTATCAGACTCCTTCTACAAGTAGTAGTACTTGTAGCACACCCTCTTATAGGGTGCAGACTGTGCTAAATGACCATTGCTACCTCAACAAAGCTCAAATGCAAAAATTGTCTCCTCAAAGTAACGCATCATCTGCACCTGTCTCACCCATACATTCACCGAAACAGAACAAAGTCAAGCAAACCAAGTCTTCCTGCAACGAGAAATTAAACCTCAGGAGCAAGGTGTTGGAATCCCCCAAGTCTTCCCTCAAACAAAGTCGGACTTATACTTCTTCGGTGAGGTTTTCTTTAGAGAGTCCTAGTTCCAGTGAAGAGGATGAAAAAGACTGTCTTCGGCTGAACTTGTCAGATCCAGGCATCAAAAGGGAAAATTCTGACTCGCCACTAGATAAAGAGGACCTTAGCGATGACAAATCAAAAATTGCTGTGATAGCAAACGACAACTTGACCTTTGGTAGATCCGTTTCTGAACAAATCCTCAACAATAAGACTGAAGGTGAGGAACCAGAGGTTCCAAGTCGGAAACGCAAAATTGTAAGAAGTACCTCAGTACCAGGATGGTTCGGAAAGGgcctgaatttaaaaaagaaaagaagattttaa